The segment AACACCTGCGGCATCCAGTTGCTCGGCGAAGGTGTCCACCGGTCGGATCGGGAAGCGCGAGGCGAAGACATAGCGCGACGGGCCCCTTCGGCCCGCGTTGGCCCTGCCGATGACCCTGTGTGGATAGGCGCCGATGATGCGGTCGAGACCCGCGACGAGGGGCTCGCCGACCTCCACCAACACGACGATGTCGGCGTCCGCCGCCTGAACCGATCGGGCGACGGCCGCGACGTCCTGGTTCTCGACCCAGACATTGGCGGAATAGAGCGAGACGACGGGCGCGCCGGCCCGGGCTTCGCCGGTCGGCGGAAACCACTGGGGCCAGCCGGCGATCAGCAGGATCAGGACCGTCGCCATGGCTGCGCCCAGCGCCACGCGCAGCCTCAGGGCCAGGCTGACGAGGGCGACCAGCGCAGCGGCGAAGATCGCCGGGCCGACGAACTGGGCCAGAATGTCGACCCACCGATGGCCGATACCGCTCAGGGCGGCCAGGCCGATGGTCAGCGGCGGCCCCAGCAGAAGCAGCAAGGCACCAGTCAGGATCAGTCGGACGCGTGCCACGGGCGGCCTTTTGCGAAGACACTTGCGTTCCGGGGTGAACGCGGGTCGTTGTTCTGCGTTGACCACTCGCTTCGGGAGGGCGGAATGGCGAAACGGTCGGTCGGGGATATCGAGAAGATCTGGTCCAATGTCGAGGGCGTCAAGAAGCTGTCCGACCGTGTCGTCGGCCTCGGTCCCTTCGGCATCGGGATGGACGGCCTTCTGACCTGGGTTCCTTTCGTGGGGGACGCCTATACCGTCGGGGCAGGCGGCTGGCTGATGATCCAGGCCGTACGTGCCCGCGCATCGGCCGCGACCATGGCCCGGATGGCGGCCTATCTGCTCAGCGACACCGCGACGGCGGTGGTGCCGTTCGCGGGCGCGGTCGTGGATACGCTGTTTCCGGCACACCTGCTGGCGGCCAGGGCGCTGCAGAAGGATATCGAGACCACCCACTGGGTCGAGGCGAATGAGCGCGAGGCCAGGGCGTCGGGTGAACACGACCGCCATGTCGCGACGATGCGAGCCGATCCGAAGAAGCGGCGAATTGTCTATCTGCATGATTAGGCGGGACGCCGCGCTTGACGCCCCGGTCTCCAACGGCCCTATTCGCGTCGGCTGTGGCTTTCGGACGGTTCCATGAATGCGATGCTCACGCGCGATGAACTGGCCCTTGCCCTCGGCCGGGCGGGCGAAGGGGATCGGCGCGCCTTCAAAATCGTCTATGAGGCGACCTCTGCGAAGCTGCTGGGTGTCTGCCTGCGTATCCTGGCGGACCGCCAGTTGGCCGAGGACGTCTTGCAGGACACCTACCTTGCCGTGTGGAAGAAGGCCTCGACCTTCGACGCGACGCGCGCCAGTCCGATCACCTGGCTGGTGACCATCGCCCGCAACCGCTCGATAGACCGGCTGCGCTCGGGCGCCCCGATGCGGCGGTCGATACCGGTCGAGGATGCGCACGACCTGGCCGATGCGGCACCGCTGGCTTCGGACGTGATCGAGACGACCGACGAGGTCGGACGGCTGAACACCTGCCTGGAGACATTGGAAGACAAGGTCCGCACAGCGATCCGCACCGCCTTTATGGAAGGCGTCACCTATGATGCCCTGGCCAGCAGGGAGAACGTGCCGCCGGGGACGATGAAGAGCTGGATTCGCCGGGGGCTGCTGAGGCTGAGGAGCTGCCTCGAGACATGACCGACACACCCATCGATCCCGCCGACCAAGACCGCGCCCTGGCCGGCGAGCTCGTCCTGCGCGTTCTGTCCGCCGAAGAGGAACAGGCCGCACGGGCGCGCGAGCGGTCCGACCCCGCCTTCGCCGCCGAGGTCGAGGCCTGGAACCAGCACCTGGCCACCTTCGCCGACGAGATCACGCCCGTGACGCCATCGTCGGGAGTCTGGCCGCGCGTGGAGGCGGCCATCCAGCCGGTCGCCAATGACAATGGCCGCGTCGCCTTCTGGCGGACCTGGGCCGTGGCCTCGACCGCCCTGCTGGCGGCGAGTGTCGCCGGCGTCGCCATCCTGCTGGCGCGACCCGAGCCCGCGCCGATCGCCCCGTCCGCGCCGGAAGGCGGCGTGACCCGGGTGGCGACCTTGTCCCTGACCGACGGCGGCGCGCCGGCGGTGGCGCTGGCCTATGACACGGCGACCGGAAAGCTGTTCATCGCCCCCACGACCGCGCTCAGCCGGGGGACGGGCGTACCGCATCTGTGGCTGGTCAAACCCGAGGGTGGCGTCCAGCTGGTCGGGGCCATCGACGGCTCGGCCACCAGCCGCCGGACCCTGACGGCGCTTCTGGCCGACGAGGCCGGGCAGGCCAGGGCCGTGGCGATTTCGCTGGAGGCACCGGGCCATACCCCTGGGGCCGATGCGCCCGACGGCCCGGTCGTGGCGACGGGCGAGTTGCAGCCGCTCTGACGGCATCCACGCCGCTGGCGTATGTGTCGCTGACCGTGACCGGCCCGTTTCGGTGTCGCCTCGAGCCTGACCGCCGCGATCCGGTTCGATGTCCGCGACGTCCGGGCCAATTGTCCGCGTTCGCTCTGAAAAGCCGCGCATTTTCAATCGGCGGTCGGTTTAATGCAGGCCTGAACGCGCCCGGTATCGGGGCTGAACGACACTGAACTCCGTCCTTCAACGGAGATTTCGATGCCTTCCAGCCAGAGTGCCCGCCTGAACCTGCCCTATGTCGCGGCGGGCCAGCTTCAGAAACACGTCACCGTCAACGAGGCCCTGACCCGGCTCGACGGGCTGATCCAGACCGCCGTGATCAGCCGCACGGTCGCGGTCCAGCCCGCCGATGCGGAGGATGGCGACCTCTATATCCTCCCGAGCGCGCCAGCCGGTGCGGTCTGGTCGACGTGGCGTGCGGGTGATCTGGTCCGGGCCGAGTTCGGGGGGTGGACCCGCGTGCCGGTCCCGGTCGGGATGATCGCGGTCGTCCTGGATGAGGGCCAGCTGGTGGTCCGCGGCGGCGCGGGCTGGTCGGCTCCCACGCTGTCCGGCGGCGCGATCCAGCGCCTGACGCGCCTGGGGCTGAATACGACGGCCGACGCCGCCAATCCTCTGGCCGCGCGGATCAACAGCGCCCTGTTCACCGCGCGACCGGTGGCGGAGGGCGGCACAGGCGCGCTGCGACTGGTCCTGAACAAGGACGCGGCCCCGGACGTGATGTCGATCCTGTTCCAGCGCGGCTACTCCGGACGCGCCGAACTGGGCCTGGTCGGCGACGAAGACCTCAGCCTGAAGGTCAGTGCCGACGGATCGACCTGGCGCGAGGCGTTCCGTGTCGATCCCGATAACGGGCGGGTCGCCTTTCCGGCGGGCGCGATGCGGGTCGAGGCCAGCCTCCTCACCCGTTCATTCAGCTACACGCCGCCGGCCTGGGCGCGAATGCTGACGATCACGGCTGTCGGCGGCGGAGGCGGTGGAGGGACCGGAGCGTTCGCGACCTCGGGCGACCGGTTCGGCGGCGGGGGTGGCGGGGGCAGTGGTCTCAGCGTCCTTCGGTGCAGCACGGCGGATTTGCCCGGCAGTCTGGCGGTGACCATCGGCGCGGGTGGAGCAGGCGGTGCGGACGGTCAGGCGACGACCGTCTCGGCTTCGAGCCTGGTCATCCTGACCGCGCGCGGTGGCGGAGCGGGCGTCCCGGGCGCAGCCGGCGGGGGCGGGGGACAGCGGGGTCCCGGACTGATCGCGTCGAACGCCGGGGGCGCATCCTCGACCACCGGCGCGGCGCAGGCGGGCCAGGGCCTGTCCGGGCCCGGAGCCCCGGGCGGCGGCGGCGGTGGTGGTGCCCTCAATGCCGCCGGGACGGTCCGGGCATCGGGCGCGGGCGGAGACGGTGCGGCGCTTCTGAAGCCGTCGCCCGGTGGGGCCGCCGCGAGCGGTGCGGGTGCCTCGGGCAGCGCGGCGGCCACGCCGGCCCTCGCCCTTGGCGGTGGAGGGGGCGGGGGCGGCGCGGCCTCGGCCTCGGCAGCGGGATTCGCAGGCGGAAACGGCGGGACGTTCGGCAGCGGCGGTGGGGGCGGCGGCGCGGGGGCCACGGCCGGCGGCATGGGCGGATCGGGTGCGGCCGGGGTCGTGCTGATCCTGGCCGAGGGGTGAGGATATGGGCCGCCCCCAAACCCCCGAGCCGGATGAACCGGATGAGCCGGACGTGCTCGACGCCGAGGCGTGGGATCTGCCGCGCCGCATGACCCGTCTTGAGGGCGCGCTGGCCGCCGGTCCGGACTGGCGCTGGACCCAACCCCATTTTGAAAAGGACGAACACGATGAGTGAACCCGAACGACCGCCCCTGGCCGAGGGCCAGTGGTTGTGGCGCCGGCTGTATGTCTTTCTGGCCAGTTGCGCGCTGTGGCGGCTGCTGGCGGACGCGGTCGCCCGGACCGAACCCCGGGCCCTGCCCGCCGTGGCCAGCGGGCTGATGACCCTCCTGGCCCTGATGCTGGTCCTCTATCTGGTCGCTCCGACGGCTCAGCAGCTGGTGGTGCTGATGGCCAATCTGCGCATCCGTCTGACGCAGGGTGGCGCACGATGAGCTTTCGACTGTCGAGCCGGTCGCATGCGCGGCTGAAGGGGGTTCATCCGGCCCTGGTCGGTATCGTCGAGGCGGCGATCCGGACCAGCCCGATCGACTTCATGGTGACCGAGGGACTGCGCAGCCCGGCGCGGCAGGCGGCCCTGCTCAAGGCCGGGGCCAGCCGGACGCTGAACTCGCGCCACATCACCGGCCACGCGGTCGATCTGGCGGCGGTGGTCGAGGGCCAGATCCGCTGGGACTGGCCGCTGTATCCGCGCCTCGCGGCGCATATCAAGGCGACCGCCATGGCCAGGGGCGTAGCCATCGTTTGGGGCGGCGACTGGCCGCGCCTGCGCGACGGTCCGCATTTCGAGTTGGATCGGAAGGTGTTTCCATGACCGCGAAGCTTCTGACCTCGGCGCTGAGAACGCTGACCCCGCTCGGGCTGATCGCCGGGATCGTGGCCACCGTCGCGGCGCTCGGCCTGGTCCTGGGCGGGCTCGGCTTTCGCTGGGATCCGCTCGACCTGTCTCGTCGACGCGCCGAAGCGTCCGAGGCCGCCGCCGCGCGGGCCCGGGTCGACGCCGATGCGCGCTCCGCAGAGGCAGAGGGTCAGGCCGGTCAGGTCGCTCGCCTCGATGCCTCCCTTCGGACCGCGCGGTCGCTGGATCGCGCCACGACCCTAGCCATTCAGGATGCGAGAACCGCCGATGATGCCGACCATCCCCTTTCGAACGATCGCGCTGCTCGCCTGCGCGACCATGATCACGAGCTGTGCCGGATCGCGCCCGACCTCGTCGGTTGCGCCGCCGCGCCTGACCCTGCCGCAGCTGGCGAGCCGACCGTGTGACCTTTACCGGCTGCCCGATGATCCCGGCGTGGCCGATCTCGACGTCGGCTATATGACGCGGGGCCGCCAGATCGTCGAATGCGATCTGGCCCGGCGAATGGCAGTCGAGACATTGCTGGCCGAGCGCGAGGCCATCGACAGGTCGCGCGCCAGGCCGAGGTCATCGTTCCGGGTTCGGGCCTTCGGGCGAGAGGGGTCGCCCTGAGGCACCCTGTCCTGCATCGGCGTGCAGCGGTCACCCGGCAAATCCTGCCTGGCACCCGGCATTTCCTGCCGCTGGAGGTCAATTGCGGCACATATTGCCGGGTCACGACCATGGTTAAGGCAACCTAACGCAGGTTTTTCAGACACTTGGCCTTGATGCGATTTTCACATTCCTGGCCCGACGATTGCTTCTGAAAGCCTGAGCAAAATGCTCCCGACGGTCAAAACGACGGTCGGACACCTTGAAAAAAGGCTTTTCGTCATGCCGATAAACAGCGTGAACACGAACTCGGGCGCCTACACCGCCCTCCAGAATCTGAACGCCACGAACCGCGACCTGGATATCTCCCAGAACCGGATCAACACTGGCAAGAAGGTCAACAACGCCAAAGACAACGGCGCCATCTGGGCTATCGCCCAGCAGCAGCGCTCTGAAGTCACCGCCCTGAATACCGTAAGGGAAAGTCTGGCGCGGGGGTCTTCGGCCGTCGACGTCGGCCTCGCTGCCGGCGAGTCGATCTCTGACCTCCTGGTCCAGATGAAGGACAAGGCCCTGGCTGCGACCGACAGTTCGCTGAACACGGCTTCGCGTGCCGCCCTGAACGAGGATTACAAGGCACTCCGCGATCAGATCACCACCGTGGTCACCAACGCGTCGTTCAACGGCCTGAACATGCTGAACGCCACGACCGGCTTCAGCGCCCTGTCCAACTCGACGGGCACCGCCCTGCGCGTCAAGGGTGAAATCCTGTCGCTGAACGGTGGCAATGTGACCGTGACCGCGACCTCCAGTATCGGCACCCGGACCCTGGCCACCGCGCAACTGACCGCGGTTAACACCTCGATCAACAATGTCTCCTCTGCCCTGGCGCGCCTGGGCACGGGCGCCAAAGCGTACGACACCCACTCGACGTTCATCACCAAGCTGTCTGACGCCCTGGAGAACGGCGTTGGCAACCTGGTCGATGCGGATCTGGCGAAGGAAAGCGCACGACTGCAGTCGCTGCAAACCAAGCAACAGCTGGGTGTGCAGGCTCTGTCGATCGCTAACCAATCGTCCGGGACCCTGCTCGGCCTGTTCAGATAACAAACCGGCGGAAGGGCGGGGCATTGTGCCCCGTCCGACCGCTCTTTCAGGAGCCGCCGGCCTTACCGGCGTGAGGAGCCATGGAAACGAATGCGAAGCTGACCGTCGTCCCCACCGTCGTCGCCGCCCCGTCGTCAACGACGCCAGGCGGAGACTTCCAACAGGAACGCGCCGCGGATGATGCCATAAGGACTGCGCGGTACCGCCTGATCATCGAGGAAGGCTCCACCAAGGGGAGCTTTGTCTACAAGACCATGGACAGCGAGACCGGAAAGGTCGTGCGCCAGTTCCCTCGGGAACAGGTGATGAAGATGTCCGAAAGCGGCGGCTATACGGCCGGTGGGCTGATCGACACCAGCGCCTGATTTTCGGGCGTCAGAAAAAGACAATCCAACCGCGCGGGCCCGCCCGACGCGGGCGATATCCGTTGCGAAACGCCGTTAACCATACGCTCACAGTTCTCGCATTAGCCTTGCGGCCAACATCCCGGGGCAAGAAGACCTATGAGCAACAGCGTTCACACCAATGCCGCAGCCGCCACCGCGCTGCAGAACCTGTCTCGCACCAACGACAACCTGACCAGCGTGCAGAACCGCGTGTCCACGGGGTTGAGAGTCCAGGGTGCCAAGGACAACTCCGCCATCTGGGCCATTGCCCAGAGCCAGCGCGCCGATATCGGGGCGCTTGCGGCCGTGAAGCAGAGCCTGGATCGCGCCACCTCGATCGCCGATGTCGCCCTCTCGGCCGGCGAGTCGATCTCGGACCTTCTGAACCAGATGAAGGAAAAGGTCGTCGCGGCCAAGGACGTTTCGCTCAGCACCCAGTCTCGGTCCTTGCTGAACTCGGACTTCAAGGCCCTGCTGCGCGCGATCAGCTCGGCCGTCGAAAACGCTTCCTTCGATGGCGGCAACATCCTGAATGGCGTGCTGACCAACGGAATCAAATTCCTGGCCAATGCCGACGCGACGTCCTTCGTCACGCTGTCAGGCAAGAACCTGACGCTGTCGGGGTCGATCATCTCGCTGGGGCTGGCCGACAGCCTGCTGACGCTCACGGGCGCGACCACGGCCCTCACCAAGCTGGACAACTCCATCAACACGCTGAACTCGGCGATGGGCGACCTCGGGTCCCAGGCCAAGCAGATCACGGCGCACAGCACCTTCGTGACCAAGCTCAGCGATACGGTGGAGAGCGGAATCGGCAATCTGGTGGACGCCGATCTGGCCAAGGAAAGCGCGCGCCTGCAGGCCCTGCAGGTTCAGCAACAGCTCGGTGTGCAGGCCCTGTCGATCGCCAACCAGGCGCCGCAGATCATCCTGTCGCTGTTCCAGTAGATCTCAGCCGAATCGTCGGCTCCCCTGGCCGATGACGACACGGGCCGGGCGACGCCGAGGCATATTGGCCCGTTCGCCGAAGCCGTACAGCGCAAGCAGGGACTGAATAAGCGACTTCGGAAAGATCATCGTCTTGCTCCTGTCTGGCAGGACCAAAACACGATTCGCAAATCTTCGTTCCTGACCCGGACGTTAATGGCCCGTTGAGCCCGTTGTGCGAAAGTGACGCCAGGAGTTTAACGTGGCGGTCAACAACGGTTATCTGGCTGGACTGTATGGGGGAAGCTACGACCCCGCGCAGTCGGCCGCCCTGACGAAATCGGCCGCCAGGAAGCCCCAGCCCACGGCACCGTGGAGCACGGCCGCGCAGGCGACGGCACCCAAGGCCGATGCCCTGGTCCGTCAGGCGCTGGGCGGTCGCGCGTTCGTCGATGAAGACGCCGCCCGACTGGATGTGAAGGGCGCGTCCGCCGACTACAAGAAGCTGTTCGCCCTCTATCAGGGCCTCGATACCCTCAACGCCCTGGCCAACCGGGCCACGACCAAGGGG is part of the Brevundimonas sp. AJA228-03 genome and harbors:
- a CDS encoding sigma-70 family RNA polymerase sigma factor, yielding MNAMLTRDELALALGRAGEGDRRAFKIVYEATSAKLLGVCLRILADRQLAEDVLQDTYLAVWKKASTFDATRASPITWLVTIARNRSIDRLRSGAPMRRSIPVEDAHDLADAAPLASDVIETTDEVGRLNTCLETLEDKVRTAIRTAFMEGVTYDALASRENVPPGTMKSWIRRGLLRLRSCLET
- a CDS encoding M15 family metallopeptidase yields the protein MSFRLSSRSHARLKGVHPALVGIVEAAIRTSPIDFMVTEGLRSPARQAALLKAGASRTLNSRHITGHAVDLAAVVEGQIRWDWPLYPRLAAHIKATAMARGVAIVWGGDWPRLRDGPHFELDRKVFP
- a CDS encoding flagellin, translated to MPINSVNTNSGAYTALQNLNATNRDLDISQNRINTGKKVNNAKDNGAIWAIAQQQRSEVTALNTVRESLARGSSAVDVGLAAGESISDLLVQMKDKALAATDSSLNTASRAALNEDYKALRDQITTVVTNASFNGLNMLNATTGFSALSNSTGTALRVKGEILSLNGGNVTVTATSSIGTRTLATAQLTAVNTSINNVSSALARLGTGAKAYDTHSTFITKLSDALENGVGNLVDADLAKESARLQSLQTKQQLGVQALSIANQSSGTLLGLFR
- a CDS encoding DUF2793 domain-containing protein, with product MPSSQSARLNLPYVAAGQLQKHVTVNEALTRLDGLIQTAVISRTVAVQPADAEDGDLYILPSAPAGAVWSTWRAGDLVRAEFGGWTRVPVPVGMIAVVLDEGQLVVRGGAGWSAPTLSGGAIQRLTRLGLNTTADAANPLAARINSALFTARPVAEGGTGALRLVLNKDAAPDVMSILFQRGYSGRAELGLVGDEDLSLKVSADGSTWREAFRVDPDNGRVAFPAGAMRVEASLLTRSFSYTPPAWARMLTITAVGGGGGGGTGAFATSGDRFGGGGGGGSGLSVLRCSTADLPGSLAVTIGAGGAGGADGQATTVSASSLVILTARGGGAGVPGAAGGGGGQRGPGLIASNAGGASSTTGAAQAGQGLSGPGAPGGGGGGGALNAAGTVRASGAGGDGAALLKPSPGGAAASGAGASGSAAATPALALGGGGGGGGAASASAAGFAGGNGGTFGSGGGGGGAGATAGGMGGSGAAGVVLILAEG
- a CDS encoding flagellar protein FlaG codes for the protein METNAKLTVVPTVVAAPSSTTPGGDFQQERAADDAIRTARYRLIIEEGSTKGSFVYKTMDSETGKVVRQFPREQVMKMSESGGYTAGGLIDTSA
- a CDS encoding anti-sigma factor domain-containing protein, whose product is MTDTPIDPADQDRALAGELVLRVLSAEEEQAARARERSDPAFAAEVEAWNQHLATFADEITPVTPSSGVWPRVEAAIQPVANDNGRVAFWRTWAVASTALLAASVAGVAILLARPEPAPIAPSAPEGGVTRVATLSLTDGGAPAVALAYDTATGKLFIAPTTALSRGTGVPHLWLVKPEGGVQLVGAIDGSATSRRTLTALLADEAGQARAVAISLEAPGHTPGADAPDGPVVATGELQPL
- a CDS encoding endonuclease/exonuclease/phosphatase family protein, with the translated sequence MARVRLILTGALLLLLGPPLTIGLAALSGIGHRWVDILAQFVGPAIFAAALVALVSLALRLRVALGAAMATVLILLIAGWPQWFPPTGEARAGAPVVSLYSANVWVENQDVAAVARSVQAADADIVVLVEVGEPLVAGLDRIIGAYPHRVIGRANAGRRGPSRYVFASRFPIRPVDTFAEQLDAAGVVAQTPLGPITVVGVHLTRPWPYQFQWGQIIQAQGLSKWRAAFPGPMIVAGDFNSVSSARIGRQIQAETDLIPAPGWPGTWHSALPAAATLTIDQVYRSPDLALLDRRLGRRNGSDHRAVVIRFTRAVPPPAG
- a CDS encoding DUF4112 domain-containing protein, with amino-acid sequence MAKRSVGDIEKIWSNVEGVKKLSDRVVGLGPFGIGMDGLLTWVPFVGDAYTVGAGGWLMIQAVRARASAATMARMAAYLLSDTATAVVPFAGAVVDTLFPAHLLAARALQKDIETTHWVEANEREARASGEHDRHVATMRADPKKRRIVYLHD
- a CDS encoding flagellin, whose translation is MSNSVHTNAAAATALQNLSRTNDNLTSVQNRVSTGLRVQGAKDNSAIWAIAQSQRADIGALAAVKQSLDRATSIADVALSAGESISDLLNQMKEKVVAAKDVSLSTQSRSLLNSDFKALLRAISSAVENASFDGGNILNGVLTNGIKFLANADATSFVTLSGKNLTLSGSIISLGLADSLLTLTGATTALTKLDNSINTLNSAMGDLGSQAKQITAHSTFVTKLSDTVESGIGNLVDADLAKESARLQALQVQQQLGVQALSIANQAPQIILSLFQ